The Salmo salar chromosome ssa02, Ssal_v3.1, whole genome shotgun sequence genome segment TCCGGGCTCCGCTGGCATGGAATCTCCCAGGATAAACATCCATGCTCTCCTCCCGGAGGTTATGACAACACAACATCAAACaccgtaaatacacaacttgatGCAACCACATGAAAAGGTTGGGAACATGTATTCATTGGCCAGTGAGTGGTCAAGCCCTCGCCTCAGCTACAACTTATCAGAATTCCTGCTGTAAaaatagctacattatttctgaCACCCACAACTCAACTGCAACATGCGGGTTTGCTAAGATttatgtttggtttgttaaaatagaatcTTTAGTCTTGGGTCCCtgcattttaaaacatttctttACTTTTGATATTGAATACTGCATTGTTGTTGAGGAAGAGCTTGCAGGTAACGGGGCGTTTATACTATTGGTAAAACATGTGGATAACCACGCTAGCTTCGCTCTCGTGTGGTGCTAGCAAGCATAATAGGTAGTGCTAGGTATCaacagcctcccgagtggcgcagcaatgCATCGCACCAAtgaggcagcacacaattggcccagcgtcatccgtgataggggagggtttggccggcttggatgtccttgtcccacgaTCATAAGATCAAATGATAGATttacagtctaagccctgtcCGAGGGGGAGGTTCTTCTaaactatatggaattgttttaagaaggtttAAACAACACAAAGGGCTtccccagtatagtactgtagaaacaccctccaacacaaagggcttccccagtatgtactgtagaaacaccctccaacacaaagggcttccccagtatagtactgtagaaacaccctccaacacgaacggcttccccagtatagtactgtagaaacaccctccaacacgaacggcttccccagtatagtactgtagaaacaccctccaacacaaagggcttccccagtatagtactgtagaaacaccctccaacacgaacggcttccccagtatagtactgtagaaacaccctccaacacgaagggcttccccagtatagtactgtagaaacaccctccaacacgaagggcttccccagtatagtactgtagaaacaccctccaacatgaacggcttccccagtatagtactgtagaaacaccctccaacacgaagggcttccccagtatagtactgtagaaacaccctccaacacgaagggcttccccagtatagtactgtagaaacaccctccaacatgaacggcttccccagtatagtactgtagaaacaccctccaacacgaagggcttccccagtatagtactgtagaaacaccctccaacacgaagggcttccccagtatagtactgtagaaacaccctccaacacgaacggcttccccagtatagtactgtagaaacaccctccaacacgaagggcttccccagtatagtactgtagaaacaccctccaacacgaagggcttccccagtatagtactgtagaaacaccctccaacatgaacggcttccccagtatagtactgtagaaacaccctctAACATGAAGGGCTTTCCCAGTATTCAGGTTTTTGAGGAATCTAGCCTCGCAGGAAGAAAGTTTTATTTTATGGAGGTTTAATTCAGTTCTCTTTTTCGTATTTAACTAAATACTCTGTCTTTGGTAGGAGAGGGATCAGACTtatcactgttcccactgtggaatGAGTTTTATTCAGTTGGGAAGCCTGAATGAGCATGagtgaacacacacaggagaaaagccttaccactgcaaAAACTGATTTTCACGAGTAGGGGACCTAAAAgctcatgagagaatacacacaggagaaaagcctttccaatgttcccagtgtggaaagagttttacctggtTAAGGAGCCTGAAGGAGCATGAGAGGATAAAAGTCCAACCAGTGCtctccaccaagactcttcctagagctggccgcccagccaaactgagcaatcgggagagaaggaccttggtcagggaggtgaccaagaacccaatgttcactctgacagagttccagagttcctctgtgaggatgggagaaccttccagaaggacaaccctctctgcagcactccaccaatcaggccgttatggtagagtggccagacagaggccactcctcagtaaaaggcacatgacagcctgcttggagtttatcAAAAGGCTGCCCTGTTcagttcaaaccacaggttttcaatggagttcaagtccgaagactgagatggccattgaaaatgttgattttgtgcccaattaaccatttatttgttgatgttgatgtgtcttgctggaagatccacttatggccaagtttcagcctcctagcagagaggtaaccaggttttgggctaaaatatcctggtagtgggtaaagtttatttatttattttatatagtcatttttgctcatctttatcaagggtatcaataactaggtgcttattttgatatctagatatttgactgaatcaggaatacagatgtggagtagatgtagtttGTTTTAAACtctcattaaaaaaaatctgaactaatcaaacaacacttgttgctctttgtacgtgttgatataatattcatatttaatggagagaaaaaaacgttttcctaaactgctttataatattataattcaatgaaggaaaaaaaaatacgttttccctcctcaactgcgtttcctccccccagacagcagatggcgatatgtgtctttcaggcgatgtttctagtgtgacgtataatctagtggacggaacgcttcttcaacaactgcagccacctccgtagctcgctagccgacaaagtcggaacattcaagttgttcagacaatttcgtggtttatttGCCACTacgatttaaacatacttatgtgtaaacaactagctaccccatttaatttaatatttacgttgtaagtcagctagctggctggttaagttagcactagtctagtcgctaatgctaactagctattatccccgaccatgagttcactaagctactctccttcAGCTGCTAAAGAacaggaggtctgctggacggagaaagaggatctcgtgaaagaggaggaggaagagaaggctgttacaatacaaaaacaagtagagggtgaggctgttaccgtgaaagaagaagagaaagacgttacagagaagacaccttcagagtgaaagaggaggaggatgttactgtgaaagaaaaaGGGAAAGATGCTGTTTTTGGAGTGGAGaatgaagtgaaagaagatgaagacgtttttggaatgaaggatgaagagggggagatcactgtcacattagaggaggacgaagaagagaagtctggagaactgattaacaccagtaaatacagtgagtactatcttataaaacaggggcattgatctctgcagttgttgaacaaATGTTTGATTTTTAAAAcggcattctacacttgaatatgtttttgtactgttggaattgttcatgacgtcctgtagtgattttttttaaattactttTCCTGTTTAAAAGTGATATAAATAtagtaaagtataaacacactaaagggaaacaaataaatgttttgagcaaaatagttttttttttagacaactgcaaactagaaggagtgagtgatgtcatagtaaggccttcaaggagttggcttgatgggaagtcgtgatgtcatccaataggcgactgatcttcatgtgaatattcattattctatttaaaatccttcctgttctgtcaagttggttgttgatcattgctagaaagccattttcaaatcttgccatagattttaaagacgatttaagtccaaactgtaactaggccactcaggaacattcaatgtcatcttggtaagctcttccagtgtagatttggccttgtggtttaggttattgtcctgttagtaCAGTttgtttgtattcagatctctgaaatgcactctacctacgtaacatttagtgtctccttatgttacgttggggaaacagttttcatgggcacagaaatcctaaatcatttcagagtttgcaaaATCCAATGGTTcaaaccgagagtcaccttaactttattgacaacacccaaatggatactgtcattaacgtggttcttcaataattacacataatacttaatactgtagctgtttagttacggtcacatgttcaactatcatgaGCTGATCCAGGAAATGGATTTtcgaatgacagtcacatgacaaacatcacgacatgcaacaacaaccaaagtgcttcttcattcattactctggtaaagacagttatgccgtgctccatgttggatccaacatccctaacaaattggtgtttatattgtgttattgtctgcttgatttacagtaccGGCTCTCGTTAGTCAGTTTGCACACAGAGATACTTtcctcataatgtgtagagaactgttccttgatgtgctattgtacaacacacggagctattttcctttattcaggacatttagaatgacaacacattacagagtagtctagtgggattattcacaaaattatctggtgatcaggttatgaaatatcatgacaaagacatgtttccatgtttcacctgaaatattaaatgatttatagtcctaggtctatgttgttgttagttgaagttatgggtcctacagtaggtctatgttgttgttaggtgaagttatgggacctacagtaggtctatgttattgttaggtgaagttatgggacctacagtaggtctatgttattgttaggtgaagttatgggacctacagtaggtctatgttattgttaggtgaagttatgggacctacagtaggtatatatttgttgttaggtgaagttatgggtcctacagtaggtctatgttattgtttggtgaagttatgggttaatttgttaaacacttcgagtacaaaccctcattgtcagggagatggcaaagctagccaaagagcattttactggttgaagtgttttttaagtgtaaagctgttgatttgcgacaataacacaaacatattaagcaggagattcaagcgagccttgcaattataatccaaaagtagtgtgaaatgcactcataagcaacctgtaaatggaggctatttttgctgtcagcctatgagaactcccctgagttttcccccacagtggtgaattagtgaatagacacagagcttaatgtgagtttccttgagtagcactcctgatcttgcactgatagtgcgctgtaatattcagaatacattgtgaaaaacgaaaatcttcgctcaccatttttgctccaggcagatatactatatccataactagcggtttcctcattagcagggaggagtttctacaaccaaattgcGTGTGCATCGTCTTCGTGCGGCAATTTtatcaaacacagaaaggggcctatattggagaccctTTTTTTTGTCTGGTGCACtgcttacacggaacccaaaccggctgctgTTCCTTGCTATTTTGTGTTTAGTCATCTctctgagttgttattttacctgaaatgcacaaggtcctctcctccgccaattaatccacacataaaatggtcaactgaatcgtttctagtcatctctcctccttccaggccttttcttctcttgactttatattgcaattggcaactttcataaattaggtgcattactgccACTGACCTCAttcatctttcagtcacccatgtgggtttaaccaatgaggagatggcacgtgggtacctgcttcaataaatcaatgaggagatgggagaggcaggacttgcagcgtgatctgcgtcacaaatagaactgacttctattttgtcCCTTGGCAACGGAGACGCTTGTTGGCACGCGCGAGCAGTGTGTGTGCGCAATAATTGAATgatatagatttctacatttattttgcaacgctcgcacaTGCAacacgagcggtgtagtcagcctgttagtaTTTCAACGACTttaacttatttctagttactactaatttgaaaacaagacaaaatatgactattgttgctaacttgactgtcttaattgtcaaatttaacagacgtcaattgttgtacaacttcatgggtatgctctgggcatcaccttttacctaAAATAAACCGTGAATTTCTGCTGTATGGGCATTTAACCATCTCTCTGACTTTgtgattcacacaggagagagacgggactatcgtgaatcctctggggagcctcaacaacatcatgatactgaagaggcagagaagagtctctccagatcagaactcctcaagaaacaccagcagagactcACAGGAAAGAAACCTCACTGCtgttctgactgtgggaaaagattcaaCTCTTCAGTAGACCttaaaatacataaaataattcacagtggagagaaaccttttggctgtgatcaatgtgggaagagttttattcggctacaaaccctgaaatcacaccagagaacacacactggagagaaaccttatcgctgtgatcaatgtgggaagagttttactcagctaagcaGCCTGATGGTACACCAGCGGggacatacaggagagaaaccttatagctgtaatcaatgtgggaagagtttttcaacatctagctatctaactgtacaccagagaacacacacaggagagaaaccttatagctgtaatcaatgtgggaagagttttattcgGCTACAAATCCTGAAATCacatcagagaatacacacaggagagaaatcttatggctgtgatacatgtgggaagagttttactcaccttaacagcctgatagtacaccagcggacacacacaggagataaacgttatagctgtgatcaatgtgggaagagtttgtcTACATCTAGTTATCTAaggatacaccagagaacacacacaggagagaaaccttatcgctgtaatcaatgtgggaagagttttgctacaACTAGACAGTCTGATAgcacaccagcgaacacacacaggagagaaagcttTTAGATgtcatcaatgtgggaagagttttggtacaTCTGGATGTCTGAtgacacaccagagaacacacacaggagagaaacctcataaCTGtcgtcaatgtgggaagagttttggtacaTCTGGATGTctgctgactttacaccagagaacacacacaggagagaaaccttatagctgtactcaatgtgggaagagtttttctcggCCAGACAGCCTGAATATACAcaagcggacacacacaggagagaaaccttatagctgtagtcaatgtgggaagggttttactacatctagccagctgactttgcaccagagaagacacacaggacagaatccttatagctgtactcaatgtgggaagagttttactttgCTTAACAGTCTGgtgtcacaccagagaacacacacaggagagacatctcttagctgtaatcaatgttggaagagatactctgataaaagatctctgactaaacatcagaaaatacatgaaggagttgtttcatgatatcagtgAAATAATGTCAGAATGTAGAATGTtgtaacattgtagtaggagtattttaatgatgtcagaatgtagaatgttttaacattgtagtagaagtattttaatgatgtcacagtgGAGAACTCTAAACGTCttccctgttctattgatttcaacatgatatggatattagcctccgggggaaaaatccaggctctgaattgaaagagtattatttatgtgatttaacaaaaagtaactcacaaaaaaaaaaagagttgtgttacacttaccacgttggtgacccactggaatcaaaatgcaacacttcaaaatgtagctagctgttttctacaaaataatgtttacattattccaagattccgtgtggtttttgagctgttcgttttaacaggacgtgcaacctcatctccctcctctcggtacaaatgattttagcatgatatcgatgagttatgacaaataagtgttgtgttcctttgtttagcgacccctacatttaaatgtatcactccaaaatgtagctgactgtcttctgcaggttgtttCTAACCAGTGAGGTCAAAGAtactcccatttccatgtgtttttttgttgttgttgcgttAGTttcctgatttcccccctaatcgatatcagtgatttattgctacttgtcaaaacaacagcgtttctggtgcttgtgcagtttgtaaggtgcttgtttaaaaaactACAATTAATGTGATTATTTTGGCAGATAGTACattttaggttttcaatatatcacaaactgtttctgcatattcgttattgatttggacatgttaaaactgtgttttgacatcgggctatcccacctagcaaaatgtaattgaaaatacGCGTTCAGTTGTAgttgaaaatgtgtatttttggGTCATTTTTTCAATGACTTgtacttgcagcctatacacatgaacgcagtataataaattggtctataatcaattgtaacaatcctacatcactccagcaaCATCACTCCAGATGTGAATTATTAAGTGAATTATGGACAATACATAtgaacaaaggggtgtacatttggttttgatATTCATATTTACAATTTATGTAACATTTAGTGATTATAATTATTTATGCATCCAACGGACAATTTTTGGGTACTATTATATTGAAATTGTtgtcctgcttttagaatatcagggttcattctcagatgtacTAACCCAAAtttactagagcatgacattggggactgggccccgatccaacaacatgcctatcgagtgaaccctgaaaagagagagaagctccagtgaggtggaaagtgactacggatattgcaggagtttcctcttgaaatcagacatgtctatggtaaggacaacttggtttctgattgtctcaagggtgggcagtcaaaaagatttgtgttttgcgtttagccagtgcgttgccatggatcacaatttattttgactgcatgtttttccgtattggtgaagttttgtttgggctcgttccaaggggatgagagttctagaagctagtgagttttttaGGAATTCGacttctagaagctagtgagttttaggaagacgagagttctagaagctagtgtgTTTTAGAATTCTATTGAAAGaaaaataatactattgtatattattatttagaaatgcgtgttttttcttgtttttaattgttgacagccagtagacaccatgtttatattgtagaagggaaTCAATTTAGTTGATTATGTTgggaaatggaagttgttttctgttggtggtgagcaaacttgtccaacagaaatacaggatatatttgttgtcttaagggggaaggtgttaaaggctttggtttttccatttatgttttgaggttggactttagcataTATAGCTCCTTAGCACGTAGGGAgcaccgattggtgtcacctcgttagtcagtatgttctggcttgtccatctcgtaagtgggaaggtgtttcacctgagctggtccaggttctatttaagagtgtctggcccagggctccagttgtcttgatagatgtggagagtcaacacctttagttgctctacctttttggtttgcttcctgtctttacgtttggtgtgggtttttctgttgtttgcctcttcttgggcagatttagtgggtctcatggtgggtgtcttatgtcccagttgttgttactagtcaactttcagtggacaccctcatagtgtctttcagagcccctcctaaaaaacaagcttatattttgggttggattttgcatccaattaatattagTGGCATTTCCTTAgggtgctcattagtctttcagttgttagtcttctgttttttatcttcttatgtttgttgtgtactaaatatgTCCGTttattttcataatttttttattaGTTTTTTCCAGTGAAGCCATTTttttgcatccatgtctgaaatgtgctgtataaagcttgatttgatttgagcatactgcaaaacaaattaacccaatgaccaACCAATCAACATACTCTTGCAAAACCAATtaacaaatatgtgcaaaagAAACTTATCTTtgtccatcttagtatgaaaaacagtataaattcaatatcttccactatgtcaaaatagtgcatGGAATGTCAGTTTAGTATTAAAAAATATAGCATCTAATTATGAACGGACAGGAATTCCCTGTTACCCGGAGACAGCTTCTACCCTTCACCCCTAAAGAGTCTCCCCATCAGCCAATACAGTCGCATACACAGGATTTGTAGTACACAGAGTGACTATGACAAACAAGCCAACTGTCTGGATGAAcatttcagacagcggggttacccagaggaatggctgcatGACCCAATTGTCATAATTGAGTAAATGTATagttaccttaatagaaagttactcaagtaaaagtgaaagtcacccagtaaaatactacttgagtaaaagtctcaaGGTATTTggctttaaatatacttaagtgtcagaagtaaatgtaatttctaaaatatacttcaaatcatttcacattccttatattaagcaaaccagacggcaccattttcttgtttttacaatttgcggatagccaggggcacactccaacactcagacataatttacaaaatgatgcatttatgtttagtgagtcagccagatcagaggcagtagggatgaccagggatgttctcttgataatgcGTGTATTggacattttcctgtcctgctaagcatgcaaaatttaacgagtacttttggttgtcagggaaaatgtatagagtaaaaagtacaatatttcctCTAGGAATGTATTAAAGTAAAagtatgtcaaaaatataaatagttaagtacagataccccaaaaaactacttaagtagtactttaaagtatttttaattaagtactttacaccactgtaaaaATATGACCCAGGATGACAGCCTCACGCccaaacctcccctccctccagaccaacacgttcaatgcttccttcagtattCCCCACTTGGTAAACAGTTCGACCACATCATTAAAAACACTGGTACCGCTTTGGCGTCCATGTTTCATGGAAAGAGACagcaaatacagtgagggaagaaagtatttgatcccctgcttattttgtacatttgcccactgacaagaaatgatcagtctatcattttaatggtaggtttatttgaacagtgagagacagaataacaacaaaaaaatccagaaaaacgcatgtcaaaaatgttataaattgatttgcattttaatgagggaaataagtatttgaccccctcaatcagaaagatttctggctcccaggtgtcttttatacaggtaacgagctgatattaggagcacactcttaaaacctcttacatctagacgttctgctagcggaacaccactccaatatccaatgatagggcgtggcgcgaagtacaaactcctcgaaaatccgaaaacttccatttttcaaacatatgactattttacaccattttaaagactctcctttatctaaccacactgtccgatttcaaaaaggctttacaacgaaagcaaaacattagattatgtcagcagagtacccagccagaaataatcagacacccatttttcaagctagcatataatgtcacaaaaaccaaaaccacagctaaatgcagcactaacctttgatgatcttcatcagatgacactcctaggacattatgttatacaatacatgcatgttttgttcaatcaagtacatatttatatcaaaaaacagctttttacattagcatgtgacgttcagaattagcattcccaccgaacacttccggtgaatttactaaattactcacgataaacgttcacaaaaacataacaattattttaagaattatagatacagaactcctttatgcaatcgcggtgtccgattttaaaatagcttttcggtgaaagcacattttgcaatattctgagtagatagctcgccatcacgggctagctaatttgacaaccaccaagtttggtactcaccaaactcagatttactataagaaaaattggattacctttgctgttcttcatcagaatgcactcccaggacttctacttcaaaaacaaatgttggtttggttccaaataatccatagttatatccaaatagcggcgttttgttcgtgcgttcaagacactatccgaagggtaacgaagggtgacgtgcgGCCGCGTATCGTgataaaaaatttcaaaatattccattaccgtacttcgaagcatgtcaaacgctgtttaaaatccatttttatgcgatatttctcgtaaaatagcgataatattccgaccgggagtcgttgttttcgttcaaagacggaaaaagtaaaatggactcttcacgtgcacgcgcgcacccgtctcattgttctcagatcgaccacttaccaaatgcgctactgtttttcagccagtaactgcagagtcatcattcaacgttctggcgccttctgagagcctatgggagccttagaaagtgtcacgttacagcagagatcctttgttttggatagagatgacaaagaaggccaagaaatggtcagacagggtacttcctgtacagaatcttctcaggttttggcctgccatttgagttctgttatactcacagacaccattcaaacagttttcgaaacttttgagtgttttctatacaaagctactaattatatgcatattctagtttctgggcaggagtaataaccagattaaaatcgggtacgttttttatccggccgtgaaaatactgccccctatccataacaagttaaagggagtgctcctaatctccgtttgttacctgtataaaagacacctgtccacagaagcaatcaatcaatcagataccGAACTCTCCACcaaggccaagaccaaagagctctccaaggatgtcagggacaagattgtagacctacacaaggctggaatgggctacaagaccatcgccaagcagcttggtgagaaggtgacaacagttggtgcgattattcgcaaatggaagaaacacaaaagaactgtcaatctccctcagcctggggctccatgcaagatctcacctcgtggagttgcaatgatcatgagaacggtgaggaatcagcccagaactacacgggaggatcttgtcaatgatctcaaggcagctgggaccatagtgacCAAGAggacaattggtaacacactacgccgtgaagaactgaaatcctgcagcgcctgcaaggtccccctcctcaagaagcacatatacatgcccgtctgaagtttgccaatgaacatctgaatgattcagaggacaactgagtgaaagtgttgtggtcagatgagaacaaaatggagctctt includes the following:
- the LOC106594826 gene encoding zinc finger protein 239-like isoform X2, which codes for MSSLNYSPPAKEGVCWTEKEALGLNIVVKEEKEEEDITVKKEVEGEAVTVKEEEKDVSVKEEEDTFRVKEEQDVTVKEEDVVFGVKKEGQITVTLKDEELEIGDLSNTRERRDYRESSGEPQQHHDTEEAEKSLSRSELLKKHQQRLTGKKPHCCSDCGKRFNSSVDLKIHKIIHSGEKPFGCDQCGKSFIRLQTLKSHQRTHTGEKPYRCDQCGKSFTQLSSLMVHQRGHTGEKPYSCNQCGKSFSTSSYLTVHQRTHTGEKPYSCNQCGKSFIRLQILKSHQRIHTGEKSYGCDTCGKSFTHLNSLIVHQRTHTGDKRYSCDQCGKSLSTSSYLRIHQRTHTGEKPYRCNQCGKSFATTRQSDSTPANTHRRESF